The Mucilaginibacter mallensis genome has a segment encoding these proteins:
- a CDS encoding phosphatase PAP2 family protein produces the protein MTKRAYKPVILLLFLQLLFCSNQSFAQAQSQSPIQQFDDRVLIDLQNTRTPAQTDVFMFLTKTYRYGDIGIPAGLFIGGVLGHDQQMRQNSLFVASSTAVSYGLNLLVKTLVKRRRPFIQNVSITPVYRAGSYSFPSGHTSSTIATATALSMAYPKWFVIVPAYLWAGSVSYSRMYLGVHYPSDVAGGAVLGVGSALSMSFLKKP, from the coding sequence ATGACAAAAAGAGCATATAAACCTGTTATATTACTGTTGTTTTTACAGCTGCTGTTTTGCTCAAACCAATCCTTTGCGCAGGCACAATCACAATCGCCCATCCAGCAGTTTGATGATCGGGTACTTATCGATCTGCAAAACACCCGCACGCCCGCGCAAACAGATGTATTTATGTTTCTTACAAAAACATACCGTTATGGCGATATAGGTATACCTGCAGGCTTGTTTATTGGGGGCGTGTTAGGCCATGATCAGCAAATGCGGCAAAACTCATTATTTGTTGCCAGCAGCACTGCTGTATCATATGGTTTAAACCTGCTAGTAAAAACATTGGTTAAACGCCGCAGGCCATTTATTCAAAATGTTAGTATAACTCCTGTTTACAGGGCGGGCAGCTATTCATTTCCGTCGGGGCATACTTCCTCCACTATTGCAACTGCAACGGCGTTGAGTATGGCTTATCCTAAATGGTTTGTAATCGTTCCTGCTTATCTGTGGGCGGGGTCGGTTAGCTATTCGCGTATGTATCTGGGCGTGCATTATCCAAGTGATGTTGCCGGGGGCGCTGTATTGGGTGTTGGTTCGGCATTATCCATGTCGTTCTTAAAAAAACCTTAA
- the ppk1 gene encoding polyphosphate kinase 1, with protein sequence MKNNRFFNRDLSWLSFNERVMDEAANSQVPLLERLKFLSIFSSNLDEFYRVRMPVLHALKRIGEDDNTPIDADEQSAVLQLAISTINALQEKFGSILREQLIPQFEKLGVHILYNQPFPEAVKKETTEYFLAEVLAFLQPVDLQVEAHFFPENNKLYFVVNLLNDEGKEKIVLLNIPSDELPRFSTIKADKDIYIAFLDDVIRYNIDKVFPGSAIQGCYSIKVTRDAELDLKDEYSGDISDQIEKQLKKRDFGLATRFLHQAGIPLRILQFVKHQFELKGASVTEGGVYHNLKDFSSLNINLPGISYDSWQAINPSAIKFEPSLALQVKNKDILINTPYQSYHPVLRFFNEAAINPDVTEIYTTLYRVASNSKIVNALISAAKNGKKVQVVIELKARFDEANNLQWAKKMKNAGVEIIYSITALKVHAKIALVKTKEGGRVTYSGLLATGNFNEQTARFYTDHILFTCNPNLMREMELLFIFLSKRKKPSAHDPLNFNNLLVAQFNLQTRFIELIDREIANAKQGLPSGITLKMNNLEEKVLIDKLYEASQAGVEISLIIRSICCLIPGVKGMSENITIRRIVDRNLEHGRIFIFNNNNNSDIFLGSADWMNRNIYNRIEVCFPIYDEQIKAEILAIINLQLNDNVQAVLLNGSVENVKIKAGTPAIQSQLEIYKMLRQIG encoded by the coding sequence ATGAAGAACAACCGTTTTTTTAACCGGGATTTAAGCTGGCTTTCGTTTAATGAACGGGTAATGGACGAGGCCGCCAACAGCCAGGTGCCATTGCTGGAAAGGCTGAAATTTCTGAGCATATTCTCATCAAACCTTGATGAGTTTTACCGGGTACGCATGCCGGTGCTGCATGCGCTGAAAAGAATTGGCGAGGATGATAATACACCCATCGATGCCGATGAACAATCAGCCGTTTTACAGCTGGCTATAAGTACAATTAATGCACTGCAGGAAAAATTCGGCAGTATATTACGGGAACAATTGATACCACAGTTTGAAAAACTGGGTGTTCACATTTTATATAATCAGCCATTTCCCGAAGCTGTTAAAAAAGAAACTACCGAATACTTTTTAGCCGAGGTTTTAGCTTTTTTACAACCGGTTGACCTTCAAGTAGAAGCGCATTTCTTCCCGGAAAATAACAAGCTGTATTTTGTGGTTAACCTGCTGAATGATGAGGGGAAGGAGAAGATCGTTCTGCTCAATATACCGTCTGACGAGTTGCCGCGTTTTTCAACTATTAAAGCTGATAAAGACATCTATATTGCTTTTTTGGATGATGTTATCCGGTATAATATTGATAAAGTATTTCCCGGAAGTGCCATACAAGGCTGCTATAGCATAAAAGTAACCCGCGATGCCGAACTGGATCTGAAGGATGAATATTCGGGTGATATTTCAGATCAGATTGAAAAACAATTAAAAAAGCGCGACTTTGGTTTGGCCACCCGTTTCCTGCACCAGGCGGGTATACCGCTGCGCATATTGCAATTTGTGAAGCACCAGTTTGAACTTAAGGGCGCCAGTGTAACCGAAGGTGGTGTTTATCATAATTTAAAGGATTTTTCCTCATTAAATATCAACCTGCCGGGAATCTCCTACGATTCATGGCAGGCTATCAATCCTTCAGCAATAAAATTCGAGCCAAGCCTGGCATTACAGGTGAAGAATAAGGATATATTGATCAATACCCCATACCAGAGCTATCACCCGGTGCTGCGTTTTTTTAACGAGGCTGCTATCAACCCGGATGTTACTGAAATTTATACTACGCTGTACAGGGTGGCCAGTAACTCTAAGATAGTTAATGCCCTGATAAGCGCCGCTAAGAACGGCAAAAAGGTACAGGTAGTAATAGAGCTTAAGGCCCGTTTTGATGAAGCCAACAACTTGCAATGGGCCAAAAAAATGAAGAATGCAGGTGTGGAGATCATTTATAGTATTACCGCACTAAAGGTACACGCCAAAATAGCACTGGTTAAAACTAAGGAGGGCGGTAGGGTAACCTATTCGGGTTTGCTGGCCACGGGTAATTTTAACGAGCAAACAGCCCGGTTCTATACCGATCATATCCTGTTTACCTGTAATCCCAACCTGATGCGGGAAATGGAGCTGCTGTTTATATTTTTAAGCAAACGTAAAAAGCCATCGGCCCATGATCCTTTGAACTTTAATAATTTACTGGTTGCCCAGTTTAATCTGCAAACCCGGTTTATTGAACTGATAGACCGTGAAATAGCGAATGCCAAGCAAGGACTGCCGTCAGGCATTACCCTTAAAATGAATAACCTGGAAGAAAAGGTACTCATTGATAAACTGTACGAGGCTTCGCAGGCAGGGGTTGAAATTTCACTGATCATCCGTAGTATTTGCTGCCTTATACCGGGCGTTAAGGGCATGAGTGAAAATATTACTATCAGGCGCATTGTGGATAGGAACCTGGAGCATGGCAGGATATTCATCTTCAATAACAATAATAACTCGGATATTTTCCTGGGATCGGCCGACTGGATGAACCGGAACATATACAACCGTATTGAAGTATGTTTCCCTATTTATGATGAGCAGATCAAAGCTGAAATTTTAGCCATTATCAACTTACAGCTTAATGATAACGTACAAGCAGTGTTGCTGAATGGCAGTGTTGAGAATGTAAAGATAAAAGCAGGTACGCCAGCTATCCAATCCCAGTTGGAGATATACAAAATGCTGAGGCAAATTGGTTAG
- a CDS encoding BamA/TamA family outer membrane protein → MHKILKQLSIFKVLVVCILCCYTFKGIAQSHLTEDSITVAIEPEYNQVGKTQRFLLGENYRPLWSTPVKMKVFHISQERGGLKILQLGGGMQTKSLRLQDSTGQEWVLRTIQKYPDKILPATLRPTIAAAIVQDQISAEHPFAAITVPPLAQALGIPHAHPVVVYVPDDPALGQYRKDFANQVFLFEEREPLDAKKTDNVPKVKNKVETDNDTRVDQKLVLRARLLDMLLGDWDRHEDQWRFEKQKDSAGNSVYLPVPRDRDQVYNNAYGLAPWLVSRYLLMAKFQSYGNHIRSINRWNLNARNFDRYFLNGLNEEDWKEEIAYVQSKLTDQVIADAIRKMPDTIFKQSGPEIIGKLIVRRNVLNEQALRYYRFLSQVVTVLATSKRENIDITNQPDGKITLKINALKKKGKLDQLTYQRTFDPDVTNEIRIYGMGGNDIFVVHGTNNSPIKVRMIGGSDEDTYAIDSTISGKGGRYIYDRSDQKNNLPSSSQAHLKTSTDTAVNKHDIVDYKYDYLLPLPLATYSDDYGFQLIANFTYQKQGFRKDPYASKQSLTVSYGFGVSSLLLNYIGDFKKVIANNDLMVNVLSKGPNYNSNFFGIGNNSVFVNQGSEQIHYYRDVYDYINADVRLKHIYDKKWTVSAGLAAQYYNSDDDDNQDRYLNVYNQQHPDQKVFSTQTYAGLVAGVVLDTRDKGFLPHNGVNWTTSLTGMKQLNASDHDYGQIQSEFSFYINPGKDSVFVIANRTGAGTTLGSAAFYQQLRLGGNTNLRGFYIGRFTGKTMAYNDFELRLKLFDYASYLLPGTLGIIGFNDVGRVWSPGESSNQWHDGYGGGLYFLPAQLFMVQVVVGASKEGVYPYIGAGFKF, encoded by the coding sequence ATGCATAAAATTTTAAAACAGCTCTCCATATTTAAAGTATTAGTGGTTTGTATTTTATGCTGCTATACTTTTAAAGGCATTGCACAATCTCATTTAACGGAGGATAGCATAACCGTTGCCATTGAGCCTGAATATAACCAGGTTGGCAAAACGCAGCGCTTTTTACTGGGCGAAAACTACAGGCCATTATGGTCGACGCCGGTAAAAATGAAGGTATTCCATATCAGCCAGGAACGAGGCGGTTTAAAGATATTGCAGTTGGGCGGTGGTATGCAAACAAAGTCCTTGCGTTTGCAGGATTCAACCGGGCAGGAGTGGGTTTTAAGGACTATACAAAAGTATCCTGATAAGATATTGCCCGCAACGTTAAGGCCAACCATAGCCGCTGCAATAGTTCAGGATCAGATCTCGGCCGAACATCCTTTCGCGGCAATCACCGTGCCTCCGCTGGCTCAGGCGTTGGGTATCCCACATGCGCACCCTGTTGTTGTTTATGTGCCCGATGACCCTGCATTAGGGCAGTATCGTAAGGACTTTGCCAACCAGGTGTTCCTATTTGAAGAACGTGAACCGCTGGATGCTAAAAAAACAGATAATGTACCCAAAGTAAAAAATAAAGTCGAAACAGATAATGATACCCGTGTCGATCAGAAATTGGTTTTAAGGGCACGTTTGCTGGATATGCTGCTCGGCGACTGGGACAGGCATGAAGACCAGTGGCGCTTTGAAAAACAGAAGGACAGCGCGGGAAATAGTGTTTATTTGCCTGTTCCGCGTGATCGCGACCAGGTTTATAATAATGCTTATGGCCTTGCCCCCTGGCTGGTTTCAAGGTATTTGCTGATGGCTAAGTTTCAAAGCTATGGCAACCATATCCGCTCCATTAACCGCTGGAATTTGAATGCCCGCAACTTCGACCGCTATTTTTTAAATGGATTGAATGAGGAAGATTGGAAAGAAGAAATAGCCTATGTACAAAGCAAACTTACCGACCAGGTAATAGCCGATGCTATCAGAAAAATGCCCGATACCATCTTTAAACAAAGCGGCCCGGAGATCATCGGCAAGTTAATTGTCCGGCGGAATGTATTAAATGAGCAGGCTTTAAGATATTATCGTTTCCTATCGCAGGTGGTTACTGTACTGGCAACCTCAAAACGTGAAAATATTGATATTACCAATCAGCCTGATGGCAAAATAACGCTAAAAATTAATGCTCTTAAAAAGAAAGGCAAATTGGATCAGCTAACCTATCAGCGCACCTTTGACCCTGATGTTACCAACGAGATCCGGATCTATGGTATGGGGGGTAACGATATTTTTGTCGTGCATGGCACCAATAATTCGCCTATAAAGGTAAGGATGATCGGCGGAAGCGACGAAGATACTTATGCTATTGACAGCACCATAAGCGGCAAAGGCGGCAGGTATATTTATGACCGTTCCGACCAGAAGAACAATTTGCCTTCATCATCACAAGCCCATTTAAAAACTTCAACCGATACCGCGGTAAATAAGCATGATATAGTCGACTACAAGTACGATTACCTGCTCCCGCTGCCTTTGGCTACTTATAGCGATGATTACGGCTTCCAGTTAATTGCCAATTTTACTTATCAAAAGCAGGGTTTCCGAAAAGATCCTTATGCATCAAAACAAAGTTTAACAGTTAGTTATGGGTTTGGGGTTAGCTCATTGTTACTGAATTATATTGGTGATTTTAAAAAGGTGATCGCCAATAATGACCTTATGGTTAACGTGCTGAGCAAAGGGCCGAATTATAACAGCAACTTTTTTGGGATAGGTAACAACAGCGTTTTTGTTAACCAGGGATCGGAGCAAATTCACTACTACCGTGATGTTTATGATTACATTAATGCTGATGTACGATTGAAGCATATCTATGATAAGAAATGGACGGTAAGCGCGGGCTTAGCTGCCCAATACTATAATAGTGACGATGACGATAACCAGGATAGGTATTTAAATGTATATAACCAGCAGCACCCCGATCAAAAGGTTTTCAGTACACAAACCTATGCCGGCCTGGTAGCAGGCGTTGTGTTAGATACCCGCGATAAAGGTTTCCTGCCCCATAATGGTGTTAACTGGACTACCAGTTTAACTGGTATGAAACAGCTTAACGCAAGCGATCATGATTATGGGCAAATACAATCTGAATTTAGCTTTTATATCAATCCCGGTAAGGACTCGGTATTTGTAATTGCCAACAGAACAGGTGCCGGCACAACCCTCGGCAGTGCGGCATTTTACCAGCAGTTGAGGCTGGGCGGCAATACAAACCTGCGTGGCTTTTACATCGGGCGCTTTACCGGTAAAACCATGGCCTATAATGATTTTGAACTGCGCCTTAAACTGTTTGATTATGCTTCGTACCTGTTACCGGGTACTTTGGGTATTATAGGGTTTAATGATGTAGGCAGGGTATGGTCGCCGGGCGAATCATCAAATCAATGGCATGATGGCTATGGTGGCGGCCTGTACTTTTTACCGGCGCAGTTGTTTATGGTGCAGGTAGTAGTAGGTGCTTCAAAAGAAGGGGTTTATCCTTATATAGGAGCTGGGTTTAAGTTTTAG
- a CDS encoding sigma-70 family RNA polymerase sigma factor encodes MRQLKITQSITNRESQSLDKYLSEIAKVDLITAQEEVILAQKIREGDQVALERLTKTNLRFVVSVAKQYQNQGLTLGDLINEGNLGLIKAAKRFDETKGFKFISYAVWWIRQSILSAVAEQSRIVRLPLNQVGSLSKIRKSSSKLEQQFERPPTPEELAEDLETTADKISDALSNAGRHISVDAPFITGEENTLLDVLQSSDAGTDDDLMTDSLTQEIKRSLGILAERERQVIVLFFGLNSTSAHSLEEIGEKFNLTRERVRQIKDKALLRLRQNSKSRLLQSYL; translated from the coding sequence ATGAGACAACTTAAGATAACCCAATCCATTACCAACCGTGAATCACAATCCCTTGATAAATATTTAAGTGAGATTGCGAAAGTGGATCTTATTACCGCGCAGGAAGAAGTGATCCTTGCGCAAAAGATTCGCGAAGGTGACCAGGTAGCTTTAGAACGTTTAACTAAAACTAACCTGCGTTTTGTGGTATCGGTTGCAAAACAATACCAAAATCAGGGCCTTACTTTAGGCGACTTGATAAACGAAGGTAACCTTGGCTTGATAAAGGCTGCCAAACGTTTTGATGAAACCAAAGGTTTTAAATTTATATCATACGCTGTTTGGTGGATCCGCCAGTCGATACTTTCAGCCGTTGCTGAACAATCGCGTATTGTGCGCCTGCCATTAAACCAGGTAGGTTCATTAAGCAAGATCCGTAAATCATCATCAAAACTGGAGCAACAGTTTGAGCGCCCGCCAACTCCTGAAGAATTGGCAGAAGATTTGGAAACTACTGCTGATAAGATCTCGGACGCATTATCAAACGCTGGCCGACATATATCTGTTGACGCGCCATTTATTACCGGCGAGGAAAACACATTGCTGGATGTATTGCAAAGTTCAGATGCCGGTACTGACGACGACCTGATGACAGATTCACTTACTCAGGAGATTAAACGCTCATTAGGTATTTTAGCTGAACGCGAAAGACAAGTGATCGTATTATTCTTTGGTTTGAACAGTACCTCTGCGCATTCATTAGAAGAGATAGGTGAGAAATTCAACCTAACCCGCGAGCGTGTACGCCAAATAAAAGACAAAGCATTGCTTCGTTTAAGACAAAACTCAAAATCGCGTTTGCTGCAATCTTATTTGTAA
- a CDS encoding RNA polymerase sigma factor — translation MKEQFLLLITENEGLIFKVCNMYCNNKEDKEDLFQDIVLQLWRSYSTFKGDSKVTTWMYRIAINNAITRLRKETKREKFAELDGEAFQVPHTDNGELEERITAMYEAIKKLTEIERAITMLYMDDCSYKEISEILGLSETNIGFKLNKIKSRLKTLVNTL, via the coding sequence TTGAAAGAGCAATTTCTGTTACTTATTACTGAGAACGAGGGCCTCATCTTTAAAGTTTGCAATATGTATTGCAACAATAAGGAGGATAAGGAAGATCTTTTTCAGGATATTGTTCTGCAGTTATGGCGCTCTTACTCAACGTTTAAAGGCGACTCAAAGGTTACCACATGGATGTACCGCATTGCTATTAACAACGCCATTACACGGTTAAGAAAGGAAACTAAGCGAGAAAAGTTTGCTGAGCTCGACGGTGAGGCATTCCAGGTGCCGCATACTGATAATGGTGAACTGGAGGAACGCATAACCGCCATGTATGAGGCCATAAAAAAACTAACAGAAATTGAGCGCGCTATTACCATGTTGTATATGGATGATTGCAGTTATAAAGAGATATCAGAGATTTTGGGTCTGTCGGAAACTAACATAGGCTTTAAGTTGAATAAGATAAAGTCCAGGCTGAAAACACTTGTAAATACTTTATGA
- a CDS encoding Pycsar system effector family protein, whose amino-acid sequence MNYHKLLEQVKDYVLNYYKAHDTTNFHYHNAEHTEDVVTAAAKIANHYQLNDHDYFIVTAAAWFHDLGYMVSITNHEDEGIKIATTFFKEHQLDDEDIKLIAGCITATKMPQSPITLLEQIICDADLYNLGTDNFFKKDKKLLKEYNVLHNADMTKTEWWTKTVKFLEAQYYHTDYAKLLLNDTKEKNLQELKDRLARNEEDEPVEAPAIVQEPSTPLAVAEAEEEQGKKKKKDKGKDKNKPDKGIETMFRISSSNHQRLSDMADRKAHIMITVNSIILSAIISLVLRRLDAYGYLIVPSFILLTVSLIAMTFSILSTRPSIPKGTFTLDDVNEKRVNLLFFGNFYKMKLEDFNYGMQKMMQEKDFLYGSLIRDLYAQGVVLGRKYHLLRVAYNVFMFGLIVSVLAFIVAFIFFNHQLPEVAHVKNK is encoded by the coding sequence ATGAACTATCATAAATTACTTGAGCAGGTAAAAGATTACGTTTTAAATTATTACAAGGCGCATGATACTACAAACTTTCATTATCATAATGCAGAACATACCGAAGATGTCGTAACAGCAGCTGCTAAAATTGCCAATCATTACCAGTTAAATGATCATGATTATTTTATTGTAACGGCCGCTGCCTGGTTTCATGACCTCGGGTATATGGTTAGTATCACCAATCACGAGGATGAGGGGATTAAAATAGCTACCACATTTTTTAAAGAACATCAGTTGGATGATGAGGATATTAAGCTGATTGCGGGCTGTATAACTGCCACAAAAATGCCGCAATCGCCAATCACCTTATTAGAGCAGATCATTTGCGATGCCGACCTGTATAATCTGGGTACCGATAACTTTTTTAAGAAGGATAAAAAGCTGTTAAAGGAATATAATGTACTGCATAATGCAGATATGACTAAAACCGAATGGTGGACAAAAACGGTTAAGTTTTTAGAAGCCCAGTATTACCATACCGATTATGCAAAACTGTTGCTAAACGATACCAAAGAAAAAAATCTGCAGGAGCTGAAAGATAGACTGGCCCGGAATGAGGAAGATGAGCCGGTTGAGGCGCCTGCCATTGTCCAGGAGCCATCAACACCTCTTGCTGTTGCTGAAGCAGAGGAAGAGCAAGGCAAAAAGAAGAAAAAAGATAAGGGTAAAGATAAGAATAAACCAGATAAAGGTATTGAAACCATGTTCAGGATCAGCTCGAGCAATCATCAGCGCCTGAGTGATATGGCTGATAGAAAGGCCCATATCATGATCACGGTTAACTCCATTATCTTATCTGCCATAATCAGTTTGGTGTTAAGGAGATTGGATGCTTACGGTTATTTGATCGTTCCATCATTTATTTTATTAACGGTCAGCCTCATAGCCATGACTTTTTCCATTTTATCCACCCGGCCATCTATCCCAAAAGGCACTTTTACATTGGATGATGTGAATGAGAAAAGGGTTAACCTTCTATTCTTCGGTAATTTTTATAAAATGAAGCTGGAAGATTTTAACTATGGCATGCAAAAAATGATGCAGGAAAAGGACTTTTTGTATGGCAGTCTGATAAGGGACCTGTATGCACAGGGCGTTGTTTTGGGAAGAAAATATCATCTGTTAAGAGTAGCCTATAACGTTTTTATGTTTGGGCTCATCGTATCGGTATTAGCTTTCATTGTAGCTTTTATATTTTTCAATCATCAACTGCCTGAAGTAGCACACGTTAAGAATAAATGA
- a CDS encoding GAF domain-containing protein, whose product MILPQLPGTPLCIQLSFHKIIERFEEIAAAGDGLYSAKAKQILHEVAAHPELKKGISNISELEKNITVISHLLADLFPAALTQNEIKAVSLPYQGIMFNYTERFKSILQEAGPDFSINIRGFDDDQLFIATCCLILNRFYGTTLDFSRPLFYDIPTANGIIKHYRIMYNVDFIEVIATEKAPVLSGADINLLLDNYDNIDLWKKTFPAASYILKGFAIMTLFDVTIENAVSILKDNLLADTAAPEMQQSLELIFRSIFKTPDLQVGFVLFDKEEDKFSNAAFDAEVHSFLLLDKDEDDTIRLLCNGSYQSLIKDHTYFAVSDMAQFVGKNKDTTMAKHLSLQNVESFILAPVVKNGVLLGILELVSPRPRELNSINAHKLDIVMPYLMDTIDRKINYFQNQIQAVIQNNYTTLHPSVNWKFIREAKNYIRSANAGSEYTLKQIVFKNVYPLYGQVDIGNSSLTRNQSVRNDLLNQLNQLVAIVEQLHAYKYTEVAEQNLAELKIFVDELSAGIKADTEQYIQEYLETRIYPLLKDSYNETIKANIEKYFTQIDTITGEFHLNRRYYEQTLTAINATLATILDKRQEEIQKYYPHYYERFKTDGVEHNLYIGTTIVPTLVYSDEHWRRLRLWQLLVTAEMEIEQYHLRSTLPYPLGVTSLILVFSTPIAIRFRMDEKHFDIDGAYNVRYEVIKKRIDKAHMKNTEERITHEGKLTVIYSKSEEETEYNYYLHIMQAAGILADDMEYFDIEDLQGVSGLKGLRVSILHQENVFKKNDLSYDVLYQQLN is encoded by the coding sequence ATGATACTTCCGCAACTTCCAGGTACTCCGCTTTGTATTCAGCTGTCTTTTCATAAAATTATTGAGAGGTTTGAAGAAATTGCTGCTGCCGGCGATGGGCTTTATAGTGCAAAGGCTAAGCAAATACTGCATGAAGTTGCTGCTCACCCTGAGCTGAAAAAAGGCATCAGTAATATCAGCGAGCTGGAAAAAAATATTACAGTAATATCCCATTTACTTGCCGATCTTTTTCCTGCCGCGTTAACGCAGAATGAAATAAAGGCGGTAAGTCTGCCTTACCAGGGCATTATGTTTAATTATACTGAGCGGTTTAAGAGTATTTTGCAGGAAGCAGGCCCCGATTTTTCCATCAATATCAGGGGTTTTGATGATGATCAGTTATTTATAGCTACCTGCTGCCTCATACTCAACCGGTTTTACGGCACCACACTCGATTTTAGCCGGCCCTTGTTCTATGATATCCCAACAGCAAACGGGATTATAAAGCACTACCGCATTATGTACAATGTGGATTTTATAGAGGTTATAGCCACTGAAAAAGCGCCTGTTTTATCAGGTGCCGATATTAACCTGCTGCTGGATAATTATGATAACATCGACCTGTGGAAAAAAACCTTCCCGGCGGCAAGCTATATACTGAAAGGGTTTGCCATCATGACCTTGTTTGATGTAACCATTGAAAATGCCGTATCAATATTAAAAGATAACTTACTTGCCGATACTGCCGCTCCTGAGATGCAGCAAAGCCTGGAACTGATCTTCAGATCTATATTTAAAACGCCCGACTTACAGGTGGGCTTTGTTTTGTTTGATAAAGAGGAAGATAAATTCAGCAACGCTGCTTTTGACGCCGAGGTGCATAGTTTCCTTTTGCTGGATAAAGATGAGGACGATACTATACGCTTACTTTGCAATGGATCATACCAAAGCCTAATAAAGGATCATACCTATTTTGCGGTTTCGGATATGGCACAATTTGTCGGCAAAAATAAGGATACCACCATGGCAAAGCATTTAAGCCTGCAAAATGTTGAAAGCTTTATTTTGGCGCCTGTTGTAAAAAATGGGGTGTTATTGGGAATTTTAGAACTGGTTTCGCCAAGGCCCAGGGAGCTTAACAGCATTAATGCCCATAAGCTGGATATTGTAATGCCTTACCTTATGGATACTATTGACCGTAAGATAAATTACTTTCAGAACCAGATACAGGCAGTTATACAAAACAATTATACCACGCTGCATCCCAGCGTTAACTGGAAATTTATCCGCGAAGCAAAAAATTATATTAGAAGCGCAAACGCAGGTTCGGAATATACTTTAAAGCAGATAGTATTTAAAAACGTGTACCCCTTATACGGGCAGGTTGATATAGGTAACTCGTCTCTCACCCGCAACCAGAGTGTAAGGAATGACCTGTTAAACCAACTGAATCAGCTTGTTGCGATAGTTGAACAGTTGCATGCCTACAAATACACCGAAGTTGCCGAGCAAAACCTGGCTGAGTTAAAGATTTTTGTTGATGAGCTGTCGGCAGGTATTAAGGCTGATACCGAGCAATATATACAGGAATACCTGGAAACTCGCATATACCCGCTGCTTAAGGATAGCTATAATGAAACCATAAAGGCCAATATTGAAAAGTACTTTACTCAGATTGATACCATAACCGGCGAATTTCATTTAAACCGCCGCTATTATGAACAAACGCTGACTGCCATTAACGCAACTTTAGCAACCATACTTGATAAAAGGCAGGAGGAGATCCAAAAGTATTATCCGCATTACTACGAGCGCTTTAAAACCGATGGGGTAGAGCATAACCTGTACATAGGTACCACTATTGTCCCTACGCTGGTATATAGCGACGAGCACTGGCGTCGCCTGCGTTTATGGCAGCTGCTGGTAACTGCCGAAATGGAGATTGAGCAATATCATTTGCGGTCAACGCTTCCTTATCCGCTGGGGGTAACATCGCTTATATTGGTATTCAGTACGCCAATTGCTATCCGTTTCCGGATGGATGAGAAACATTTTGATATAGATGGCGCCTACAATGTGCGCTACGAGGTGATCAAAAAGCGGATTGATAAGGCGCATATGAAAAATACAGAGGAACGTATAACTCACGAGGGTAAGCTCACTGTTATTTATTCAAAAAGTGAGGAGGAAACCGAATATAATTACTACCTGCATATCATGCAAGCTGCCGGTATACTGGCTGATGATATGGAATACTTTGATATAGAGGACCTGCAGGGTGTATCGGGCCTCAAAGGGCTTAGGGTGAGTATTCTGCACCAAGAAAATGTGTTTAAGAAGAATGACCTGTCGTATGATGTATTGTACCAGCAATTAAACTAA
- a CDS encoding 2OG-Fe(II) oxygenase — translation MEIIFDKLIDSYLATNVGIVKDFLSQELSAHLVDNITALYAGEQLVTAGTGNELLINHNKLIRSDKIYWLDRIHNNIYENVFFDLMDSFVSHLNRSCYAGITGYEFHYTLYEKGSFYKRHLDNFKQNGNRAFSMIMYLNSEVDGGALRIYQGNDTQDISPNAGKSVFFKSNELEHEVLITHLPRMSITGWLKVAG, via the coding sequence TTGGAAATCATATTCGACAAACTTATCGATAGCTACCTGGCCACTAACGTAGGTATAGTTAAAGACTTTCTTAGCCAGGAATTATCAGCACACTTAGTCGATAATATTACCGCGCTTTATGCAGGTGAGCAGCTCGTTACTGCCGGAACAGGAAATGAGCTTCTAATCAATCATAATAAACTCATCCGGAGTGACAAAATTTATTGGCTCGACCGTATCCATAATAATATTTATGAAAATGTTTTTTTCGATTTGATGGACAGTTTTGTAAGCCACTTAAACCGGAGCTGTTATGCCGGAATAACCGGTTATGAATTTCATTACACGCTTTACGAAAAAGGAAGTTTCTACAAACGGCACCTGGATAATTTTAAGCAAAACGGTAACAGGGCCTTTTCAATGATCATGTATTTAAACAGCGAAGTTGATGGCGGAGCCTTACGCATCTATCAAGGTAATGATACTCAAGACATTTCACCAAATGCAGGTAAAAGCGTCTTTTTTAAGAGCAATGAGCTGGAACACGAAGTATTAATCACCCATCTGCCCAGAATGAGTATTACAGGCTGGCTGAAAGTGGCCGGGTGA